One stretch of Streptomyces sp. R21 DNA includes these proteins:
- a CDS encoding putative bifunctional diguanylate cyclase/phosphodiesterase, with protein MSSPGALLTRGPVTGGGTGLCSQLLLALVCAGYAVGSALGWGSASLALVMGDFGLSAAAGTAAVSCFLYARTRRSRFRPAWLLFSLSSAMASLGNLVWGWYEVVLDRPVPSPSYADLFFLCFAPPAIVGLLVLAKRPVTKAGWVCLALDAWLIGGSLLTLSWSLALAQAARFDGPSVAHTALSLAYPLLDIALVSMVLALHFRRSSVNRSAVNTAIGALALTVMCDALFTSPLLHNDYRSGQLLDAGWFAGSLLLAYAPWVGRFGRPDGDGHARVVHEHIPGPRQEGSQRYEGHDGREGRGGRDGYAEHQEYQEHQGRPEQQGGHPYVLPQDGGQGRYSATRPITGSLAALTPYLAAAVCTLGILYNVLNGRSVDRVVLITAGLVVLALVVRQGIMLLDNITLTQELAQKENHFRSLVQGSSDVIMIAAPNGILHYVSPAASGVYGRDAEDLVGSELASLIHPEDLGCVVHEVRRFLAASPVEEPTTRIECRFKSGDGGWLNVESTVNRHHGGLIFNSRDVTERVRLQAQLQHNAEHDPLTDLPNRALFTQRVQQALSGRRSSDRGTAVLFIDLDGFKAVNDTIGHQAGDELLVQAARRLQDAVRYGDTASRLGGDEFAALIVGDGTRDRTAREGHIFELADRLRVTLSQPYDIDGNDVRVAASIGVAFSEPGLGAGELLRNADLAMYRAKAAGKGRVELYAPQMQQDVVRKAELATRLRAALHDGEFALLHQPVVSLESGRITSVTAQARWRSSQGVFFTPAEFLRVAEDSDKTAELGRWMLEEAIEQASERAATGLAVPVTVRMSARRLMDRSLPLGSVESLLTRHGLASGALIVELSDTDPRVSLDELERRLGALRRLGVRIALDGFGSGYAAITALRRLPVDVLKLDRSLVEGVVESARLHKITSGLLRIATDLGLQSVADGVDLPEQVVALRAMGCTHGQGMAFCGPLDEYRLRRALAAGHYPVPHGPIEPAFAGGGAGVYTGGVPAVYGGGTALRSHNETPVPPT; from the coding sequence GTGAGCTCCCCGGGAGCGCTGCTGACCCGCGGACCGGTGACCGGCGGCGGGACGGGCCTGTGCTCACAGCTCCTGCTGGCCCTGGTCTGCGCGGGATACGCCGTCGGTTCCGCGCTCGGCTGGGGCTCCGCGAGCCTCGCACTGGTCATGGGCGACTTCGGGCTGAGCGCCGCGGCGGGCACCGCGGCGGTCTCCTGCTTCCTCTACGCCCGCACCCGTCGCAGCCGTTTTCGACCCGCGTGGCTGCTCTTCTCGCTCTCCTCCGCCATGGCGTCGCTGGGCAACCTGGTCTGGGGGTGGTACGAGGTGGTCCTGGACCGCCCGGTACCCAGCCCCAGCTACGCCGACCTGTTCTTCCTGTGCTTCGCACCGCCCGCCATCGTAGGACTGCTCGTGCTCGCCAAGAGGCCTGTGACCAAGGCGGGTTGGGTGTGCCTGGCGCTGGACGCCTGGCTGATCGGCGGCTCGCTGCTCACGCTGTCCTGGAGCCTCGCGCTGGCGCAGGCGGCGAGGTTCGACGGGCCGAGCGTCGCCCACACCGCCCTCTCGCTGGCGTACCCGCTGCTGGACATCGCCCTGGTCAGCATGGTGCTCGCGCTGCACTTCCGGCGCTCCTCGGTCAACCGCTCCGCGGTGAACACCGCGATCGGCGCACTCGCCCTGACCGTGATGTGCGACGCCCTGTTCACCTCACCTCTGCTGCACAACGACTACCGCTCCGGGCAGCTCCTCGACGCGGGCTGGTTCGCCGGCTCGCTGCTCCTGGCGTACGCCCCCTGGGTCGGCCGCTTCGGACGGCCGGACGGCGACGGGCACGCGCGCGTGGTGCACGAACACATCCCGGGTCCGCGCCAGGAAGGGTCCCAGCGGTACGAGGGGCATGACGGCCGGGAGGGGCGCGGCGGGCGCGACGGGTATGCGGAACACCAGGAGTACCAGGAGCATCAAGGGCGCCCGGAGCAGCAAGGGGGCCATCCGTACGTGCTCCCGCAGGACGGCGGGCAGGGGCGGTATTCGGCCACCCGCCCGATCACCGGCTCGCTGGCCGCGCTCACGCCCTATCTGGCCGCCGCCGTCTGCACGTTGGGGATCCTCTACAACGTCCTCAACGGCCGAAGCGTCGACCGCGTCGTGCTCATCACCGCCGGCCTGGTCGTCCTCGCCCTCGTCGTGCGCCAGGGCATCATGCTCCTCGACAACATCACCCTGACTCAGGAACTGGCCCAGAAGGAGAACCACTTCCGCTCCCTGGTGCAGGGCTCCAGCGACGTCATCATGATCGCCGCGCCCAACGGCATCCTGCACTACGTCAGTCCGGCCGCCTCCGGGGTCTACGGCCGGGACGCCGAGGACCTCGTCGGCTCCGAACTCGCCTCGCTGATCCACCCGGAGGACCTGGGCTGCGTGGTGCACGAGGTGCGCCGCTTCCTCGCCGCCAGCCCTGTGGAGGAACCCACCACCCGCATCGAGTGCCGCTTCAAGTCCGGCGACGGCGGCTGGCTCAATGTGGAGTCCACCGTCAACCGCCACCACGGCGGCCTCATCTTCAACAGCCGCGACGTGACCGAAAGGGTGCGCCTCCAGGCCCAGCTGCAGCACAACGCCGAGCACGACCCGCTCACGGACCTGCCCAACCGCGCCCTGTTCACCCAACGCGTCCAGCAGGCGCTCTCCGGCCGCCGCTCCTCCGACCGGGGCACGGCCGTCCTCTTCATCGACCTCGACGGCTTCAAGGCCGTCAACGACACGATCGGGCACCAGGCCGGGGACGAGCTGCTCGTCCAGGCCGCCCGCAGACTCCAGGACGCCGTCCGGTACGGGGACACCGCCTCCCGCCTGGGCGGCGACGAGTTCGCGGCCCTCATCGTCGGCGACGGCACCCGCGACCGCACCGCGCGCGAAGGCCATATCTTCGAGCTCGCCGACCGCCTCCGCGTCACGCTCTCGCAGCCGTACGACATCGACGGCAACGATGTCCGGGTCGCCGCGTCCATCGGCGTCGCCTTCTCCGAGCCGGGTCTCGGCGCGGGCGAGCTGCTGCGCAACGCCGACCTCGCCATGTACCGGGCCAAGGCGGCCGGCAAGGGCCGCGTCGAGCTGTACGCACCCCAGATGCAGCAGGACGTCGTACGGAAGGCGGAGCTGGCCACGCGGCTGCGCGCCGCCCTGCACGACGGCGAGTTCGCCCTGCTGCACCAGCCCGTGGTCTCACTGGAGAGCGGCCGGATCACCTCGGTCACCGCCCAGGCGCGCTGGCGCTCCTCCCAGGGCGTGTTCTTCACGCCCGCCGAGTTCCTGCGCGTCGCCGAGGACAGCGACAAGACCGCCGAGCTGGGCCGATGGATGCTCGAGGAGGCCATCGAGCAGGCCTCCGAGCGCGCCGCCACCGGCCTCGCCGTGCCCGTCACCGTCCGGATGAGCGCCCGGCGCCTGATGGACCGCTCCCTGCCCCTCGGCTCCGTCGAGTCCCTCCTCACCCGGCACGGGCTCGCCTCCGGCGCGCTGATCGTCGAGCTGTCGGACACCGACCCGAGAGTCTCCCTGGACGAGCTGGAACGCCGCCTGGGCGCCCTGCGCAGGCTCGGTGTCCGGATCGCCCTGGACGGCTTCGGCAGCGGCTACGCGGCCATCACCGCCCTGCGCCGCCTCCCCGTCGACGTACTGAAACTGGACAGGAGCCTCGTCGAAGGCGTCGTCGAGTCCGCGCGGCTGCACAAGATCACCAGCGGGCTGCTGCGTATCGCCACCGACCTGGGGCTGCAGTCCGTGGCCGACGGCGTGGACCTGCCCGAGCAGGTCGTCGCCCTGCGTGCGATGGGCTGCACCCACGGGCAGGGCATGGCGTTCTGCGGGCCGCTGGACGAGTACCGGCTGCGCCGGGCGCTGGCCGCGGGCCACTATCCGGTCCCGCACGGGCCCATCGAGCCTGCGTTCGCGGGCGGCGGCGCGGGGGTGTACACCGGTGGTGTGCCCGCTGTCTACGGAGGCGGTACCGCCCTCCGCTCACATAATGAGACTCCCGTCCCACCCACTTGA
- a CDS encoding acetolactate synthase large subunit: MPMTEQATGAHHPQPRPRSGGQQSAPEHVTGAKSLIRSLEEVGADTVFGIPGGAILPAYDPLMDSKRVRHVLVRHEQGAGHAATGYAQATGRVGVCMATSGPGATNLVTPIADAHMDSVPLVAITGQVASKAIGTDAFQEADIVGITMPITKHNFLVTKAEDIPRTIAEAFHIASTGRPGPVLVDIAKDALQAQTTFQWPPTQDLPGYRPVTKPHAKQIREAAKLITQAKRPVLYVGGGVLKAKATAELKVLAELTGAPVTTTLMALGAFPDSHPLHVGMPGMHGAVTAVTALQKADLIVALGARFDDRVTGKLDSFAPYAKIVHADIDPAEIGKNRAADVPIVGDAREVIADLVQAVQKEHSEGHAGDYSAWWKDLNRWRDNYPLGYDQPENGSLSPQQVIERVGQLAPEGTIFAAGVGQHQMWAAHYIQYEKPATWLNSGGAGTMGYAVPAAMGAKAGAPDQTVWAIDGDGCFQMTNQELTTCALNNIPIKVAIINNGALGMVRQWQTLFYNQRYSSTVLHSDDTGHHTTGSQVGASTAPRQGTRVPDFVKLSEAMGCYAIRCESPDDLDKCIEEANSINDRPVVIDFIVHEDAMVWPMVAAGTSNDEIMAARDVRPDFGDNEDD; encoded by the coding sequence ATGCCGATGACCGAGCAGGCCACCGGGGCCCACCATCCGCAGCCGCGGCCCCGTTCCGGAGGACAGCAGTCCGCCCCCGAGCACGTCACGGGTGCGAAGTCCCTCATCCGTTCTCTTGAGGAGGTCGGGGCCGACACGGTATTCGGCATTCCCGGCGGTGCGATCCTCCCGGCCTACGACCCGCTGATGGACTCGAAGCGCGTGCGCCACGTGCTCGTCCGCCACGAGCAGGGCGCAGGTCACGCGGCCACGGGCTACGCGCAGGCCACCGGCAGAGTCGGTGTCTGCATGGCGACCTCGGGCCCCGGTGCCACCAACCTGGTGACGCCGATCGCGGACGCACACATGGACTCGGTGCCGCTCGTGGCGATCACCGGGCAGGTCGCGTCCAAGGCGATCGGCACGGACGCCTTCCAGGAGGCGGACATCGTCGGCATCACGATGCCGATCACCAAGCACAACTTCCTTGTCACCAAGGCGGAGGACATCCCGCGGACGATCGCGGAGGCCTTCCACATCGCCTCCACCGGCCGTCCGGGCCCCGTCCTCGTCGACATCGCCAAGGACGCCCTCCAGGCGCAGACCACCTTCCAGTGGCCGCCCACCCAGGACCTGCCCGGCTACCGCCCGGTGACCAAGCCGCACGCCAAGCAGATCCGCGAGGCCGCCAAGCTGATCACCCAGGCCAAGCGGCCCGTCCTCTACGTCGGCGGCGGCGTTCTCAAGGCCAAGGCCACCGCCGAGCTGAAGGTCCTCGCAGAACTCACCGGAGCGCCCGTCACCACCACACTGATGGCGCTCGGCGCATTCCCCGACAGCCACCCGCTGCACGTGGGAATGCCGGGCATGCACGGTGCGGTCACCGCCGTCACCGCGCTGCAGAAGGCCGACCTGATCGTCGCCCTCGGAGCCCGCTTCGACGACCGCGTCACCGGCAAGCTGGACAGCTTCGCCCCGTACGCCAAGATCGTGCACGCCGACATCGACCCCGCGGAGATCGGCAAGAACCGCGCCGCCGATGTGCCGATCGTCGGTGACGCCCGCGAGGTCATCGCCGACCTGGTGCAGGCCGTGCAGAAGGAGCACAGCGAGGGTCACGCCGGCGACTACTCCGCCTGGTGGAAGGACCTCAACCGCTGGCGCGACAACTACCCGCTCGGCTATGACCAGCCCGAGAACGGGTCGCTCTCGCCGCAGCAGGTCATCGAGCGCGTCGGGCAGCTCGCGCCGGAGGGCACGATCTTCGCCGCGGGCGTCGGCCAGCACCAGATGTGGGCCGCGCACTACATCCAGTACGAGAAGCCGGCGACCTGGCTGAACTCGGGCGGCGCCGGAACCATGGGCTACGCGGTCCCGGCCGCGATGGGCGCCAAGGCCGGAGCCCCGGACCAGACCGTCTGGGCGATCGACGGCGACGGCTGCTTCCAGATGACCAATCAGGAGCTCACCACCTGCGCCCTGAACAACATCCCGATCAAGGTCGCCATCATCAACAACGGCGCCCTCGGGATGGTCCGCCAGTGGCAGACCCTCTTCTACAACCAGCGCTACTCCAGCACGGTCCTGCACTCCGACGACACCGGTCACCACACGACCGGCTCCCAGGTCGGTGCGTCCACGGCGCCCCGCCAGGGCACCCGCGTCCCCGACTTCGTGAAGCTGTCGGAGGCCATGGGCTGCTACGCGATCCGCTGCGAGTCCCCGGACGACCTCGACAAGTGCATCGAGGAGGCGAACTCGATCAATGACCGCCCCGTCGTGATCGACTTCATCGTGCACGAGGACGCCATGGTGTGGCCGATGGTCGCCGCCGGCACCTCGAACGACGAGATCATGGCCGCCCGGGACGTCCGCCCCGACTTCGGCGACAACGAAGACGACTGA
- the ilvN gene encoding acetolactate synthase small subunit, whose translation MSKHTLSVLVENKPGVLARITALFSRRGFNIDSLAVGVTEHADISRITIVVNVIEELPLEQVTKQLNKLVNVLKIVELEPASAVQRELVLVKVRADNETRSQIVEIVQLFRAKTVDVSPEAVTIEATGGSDKLEAMLKMLEPFGIKELVQSGTIAIGRGARSITDRSLRALDRSA comes from the coding sequence ATGTCCAAGCACACGCTCTCCGTCCTCGTCGAGAACAAGCCCGGTGTCCTCGCCCGGATCACGGCCCTGTTCTCCCGACGCGGCTTCAACATCGACTCGCTCGCCGTGGGCGTCACCGAGCACGCCGACATCTCCCGCATCACCATCGTGGTGAACGTGATCGAGGAACTCCCCCTCGAACAGGTCACCAAGCAGCTCAACAAGCTCGTCAACGTGCTGAAGATCGTCGAGCTGGAACCGGCATCGGCCGTTCAGCGCGAACTCGTTCTGGTGAAGGTGCGCGCCGACAACGAGACGCGCTCCCAGATCGTCGAGATCGTCCAGCTGTTCCGCGCCAAGACCGTGGACGTCTCCCCGGAGGCCGTCACGATCGAGGCCACCGGCGGCAGCGACAAGCTGGAGGCCATGCTCAAGATGCTGGAGCCGTTCGGCATCAAGGAGCTCGTCCAGTCCGGCACGATCGCCATCGGCCGCGGCGCCCGTTCGATCACGGACCGGTCGCTGCGCGCTCTGGACCGATCCGCGTAA
- a CDS encoding 2-hydroxyacid dehydrogenase, whose product MTSDVWLPFRADEIDGLPEGLNYRFWNGDQEFPADPAECAFYVVPYMKAPAVSQRPMAEMASVRAVQTLSAGVDHVLPALKSLRPGVQLCNARGVHEASTGELTLALILASLRGIPGFVRGQDKEEWRSGFYPALADKTVLIVGYGSIGAAIEDRLAPFELERVVRVARSARTTERGRVHALTELPALLPDADVVVLSTPLTDATRGLVNADFLARMKDGALLVNVARGPVVDTKALLAELENGRITAALDVTDPEPLPQGHPLWHAPGVLISPHVGGPTSAFMPRAKRLLVAQLNRFSRAEPLKNVVLTTGA is encoded by the coding sequence ATGACTTCCGATGTATGGCTTCCGTTTCGCGCCGACGAGATCGACGGGCTCCCCGAGGGCCTCAACTACCGCTTCTGGAACGGTGACCAGGAGTTTCCCGCGGATCCCGCCGAGTGCGCGTTCTATGTCGTCCCCTACATGAAGGCGCCCGCCGTCTCGCAGCGCCCGATGGCCGAAATGGCATCGGTACGGGCCGTGCAGACGCTCTCGGCCGGAGTCGACCATGTCCTGCCGGCCCTGAAGTCCCTTCGCCCGGGCGTGCAGTTGTGCAATGCGCGCGGGGTGCACGAGGCGAGCACCGGTGAACTCACCCTCGCGCTGATCCTCGCCTCCCTGCGGGGCATCCCCGGCTTCGTCCGGGGCCAGGACAAGGAGGAGTGGCGGTCGGGGTTCTACCCGGCGCTGGCCGACAAGACGGTGCTGATCGTGGGGTACGGGTCGATCGGGGCCGCGATCGAGGACCGGCTCGCGCCCTTCGAGCTGGAGCGGGTGGTGCGCGTCGCGCGCTCCGCGCGCACTACGGAGCGCGGGCGGGTGCACGCGCTCACCGAGCTTCCCGCTCTCCTTCCCGACGCGGACGTCGTCGTCCTGTCCACCCCCCTCACCGACGCCACCCGCGGCCTGGTGAACGCCGACTTCCTGGCCCGCATGAAGGACGGCGCCCTGCTGGTCAACGTCGCCCGCGGACCCGTGGTGGACACGAAGGCGCTTCTCGCAGAACTCGAGAACGGCCGCATCACCGCCGCACTCGACGTCACCGACCCCGAACCGCTGCCCCAGGGGCACCCGTTGTGGCACGCGCCCGGCGTCCTCATCAGCCCCCATGTCGGCGGCCCCACCTCGGCGTTCATGCCGCGTGCCAAGCGCCTCCTGGTCGCACAGCTGAACCGCTTCTCGCGCGCGGAGCCGCTGAAGAACGTCGTTCTCACGACCGGCGCGTAA
- the serA gene encoding phosphoglycerate dehydrogenase, with product MSSKPVVLIAEELSPATVDALGPDFEIRHANGADRAELLPAIADVDAILVRSATKVDAEAIAAAKKLKVVARAGVGLDNVDVSAATKAGVMVVNAPTSNIVTAAELACGLLLATARHIPQANTALKNGEWKRSKYTGVELAEKTLGVVGLGRIGALVAQRMSAFGMKVVAYDPYVQPARAAQMGVKVLSLDELLEVSDFITVHLPKTPETVGLIGDEALHKVKPSVRIVNAARGGIVDEEALYSALKEGRVAGAGLDVYSKEPCTDSPLFELDQVVCTPHLGASTDEAQEKAGVSVARSVRLALAGELVPDAVNVQGGVIAEDVKPGLPLAEKLGRIFTALAGEVAVRLDVEVYGEITQHDVKVLELSALKGVFEDVVDETVSYVNAPLFAQERGVEVRLTTSSESSDHRNVVTVRGTLSNGEEVSVSGTLAGPKHHQKIVAVGEYDVDLALADHMVVLRYADRPGVVGTLGRILGEAGINIAGMQVSRAVAGGEALAVLTVDDTVPPVTVTELAEEIGATSARSVNLV from the coding sequence GTGAGCTCGAAACCTGTCGTACTCATCGCTGAAGAGCTGTCGCCCGCGACCGTCGACGCCCTGGGCCCGGACTTCGAGATCCGGCACGCGAACGGCGCGGACCGCGCCGAGCTGCTGCCCGCGATCGCCGATGTCGACGCGATCCTGGTCCGCTCGGCCACCAAGGTCGACGCGGAGGCGATCGCCGCCGCGAAGAAGCTGAAGGTCGTCGCACGAGCCGGCGTCGGCCTGGACAACGTCGACGTCTCCGCCGCCACCAAGGCCGGCGTGATGGTCGTCAACGCCCCCACCTCGAACATCGTGACCGCCGCCGAGCTGGCCTGCGGTCTGCTGCTGGCCACCGCGCGCCACATCCCGCAGGCCAACACCGCGCTGAAGAACGGCGAGTGGAAGCGCTCCAAGTACACGGGCGTGGAGCTGGCCGAGAAGACCCTCGGCGTCGTCGGTCTCGGCCGCATCGGCGCGCTGGTCGCGCAGCGCATGTCGGCGTTCGGCATGAAGGTCGTCGCGTACGACCCCTACGTCCAGCCCGCCCGCGCGGCGCAGATGGGCGTCAAGGTCCTGTCGCTGGACGAGCTGCTGGAGGTCTCCGACTTCATCACCGTGCACCTGCCGAAGACGCCCGAGACCGTCGGTCTCATCGGCGACGAGGCGCTGCACAAGGTCAAGCCGTCGGTCCGTATCGTCAACGCCGCGCGCGGCGGGATCGTCGACGAGGAGGCGCTGTACTCGGCGCTCAAGGAGGGCCGCGTCGCGGGCGCCGGCCTCGACGTGTACTCCAAGGAGCCGTGCACGGACTCCCCGCTCTTCGAGCTCGACCAGGTCGTCTGCACCCCGCACCTCGGTGCCTCCACGGACGAGGCGCAGGAGAAGGCCGGTGTCTCCGTCGCCCGCTCGGTGCGCCTCGCCCTCGCCGGTGAGCTCGTCCCCGACGCGGTGAACGTCCAGGGCGGTGTCATCGCCGAGGACGTCAAGCCGGGCCTGCCGCTCGCCGAGAAGCTCGGCCGCATCTTCACCGCCCTCGCGGGCGAGGTCGCGGTCCGCCTCGACGTCGAGGTGTACGGCGAGATCACCCAGCACGACGTGAAGGTGCTGGAGCTCTCGGCGCTGAAGGGTGTCTTCGAGGACGTCGTCGACGAGACCGTGTCGTACGTCAACGCCCCGCTGTTCGCCCAGGAGCGCGGCGTCGAGGTCCGGCTGACCACCAGCTCGGAGTCCTCGGACCACCGCAACGTGGTGACCGTGCGCGGCACGCTCTCCAACGGCGAGGAGGTCTCGGTCTCCGGCACGCTCGCCGGCCCGAAGCACCACCAGAAGATCGTCGCCGTCGGCGAGTACGACGTCGACCTCGCGCTCGCCGACCACATGGTCGTCCTGCGCTACGCCGACCGTCCCGGCGTGGTCGGCACCCTCGGCCGCATCCTCGGCGAGGCCGGCATCAACATCGCGGGCATGCAGGTCTCCCGCGCGGTCGCCGGCGGCGAGGCCCTCGCGGTCCTCACGGTCGACGACACGGTGCCGCCCGTGACGGTGACGGAGCTCGCGGAGGAAATCGGAGCGACGTCGGCTCGCTCGGTCAACCTCGTCTGA
- the ilvC gene encoding ketol-acid reductoisomerase, translating to MAELFYDADADLSIIQGRKVAVIGYGSQGHAHALSLRDSGVDVRVGLHEGSKSKAKAEEQGLRVVTPAEAAAEADVIMILVPDPIQAQVYEESIKDNLTDGDALFFGHGLNIRFDFIKPPAGIDVCMVAPKGPGHLVRRQYEEGRGVPCIAAVEQDATGNAFALALSYAKGIGGTRAGVIKTTFTEETETDLFGEQAVLCGGTAALVKAGFETLTEAGYQPEIAYFECLHELKLIVDLMYEGGLEKMRWSVSETAEWGDYVTGPRIITDATKAEMKKVLAEIQDGTFAREWMAEYHGGLKKYNEYKTADENHLLETTGKELRKLMSWVNDDEA from the coding sequence GTGGCCGAGCTGTTCTACGACGCCGACGCCGACCTGTCCATCATCCAGGGCCGCAAGGTCGCGGTCATCGGATACGGCAGCCAGGGCCACGCCCACGCGCTGTCGCTCCGTGACTCGGGTGTCGACGTGCGTGTCGGTCTGCACGAGGGCTCCAAGTCCAAGGCGAAGGCCGAGGAGCAGGGCCTGCGCGTGGTGACCCCGGCCGAGGCCGCCGCCGAGGCCGACGTCATCATGATCCTGGTCCCGGACCCGATCCAGGCCCAGGTCTACGAGGAGTCCATCAAGGACAACCTGACCGACGGCGACGCGCTGTTCTTCGGCCACGGCCTGAACATCCGCTTCGACTTCATCAAGCCCCCGGCCGGCATCGACGTCTGCATGGTCGCCCCCAAGGGCCCGGGCCACCTCGTCCGCCGCCAGTACGAAGAGGGCCGCGGCGTTCCCTGCATCGCGGCCGTCGAGCAGGACGCGACCGGCAACGCCTTCGCGCTCGCGCTGTCGTACGCGAAGGGCATCGGCGGCACCCGCGCCGGCGTCATCAAGACGACGTTCACCGAGGAGACCGAGACCGACCTGTTCGGTGAGCAGGCTGTCCTGTGCGGCGGCACCGCAGCGCTGGTCAAGGCGGGCTTCGAGACGCTGACCGAGGCCGGCTACCAGCCCGAGATCGCGTACTTCGAGTGCCTCCACGAGCTGAAGCTCATCGTCGACCTGATGTACGAGGGCGGCCTGGAGAAGATGCGCTGGTCCGTCTCGGAGACCGCCGAGTGGGGCGACTACGTCACCGGCCCGCGCATCATCACGGACGCCACCAAGGCCGAGATGAAGAAGGTCCTCGCCGAGATCCAGGACGGCACCTTCGCCCGCGAGTGGATGGCCGAGTACCACGGCGGCCTGAAGAAGTACAACGAGTACAAGACCGCGGACGAGAACCACCTCCTGGAGACCACCGGCAAGGAGCTCCGCAAGCTCATGTCGTGGGTCAACGACGACGAGGCGTAA